The Salvelinus namaycush isolate Seneca chromosome 38, SaNama_1.0, whole genome shotgun sequence genome includes a window with the following:
- the frs2a gene encoding fibroblast growth factor receptor substrate 2a isoform X1, which translates to MGSYCSCPDKDFPDKHQSKFKVINVDDDGNELGSGLMELTEEELILHTRKRDTVKWPYLCLRRYGYDSNLFSFESGRRCQTGQGIFAFKCVRAEEMFNVLQDIMHNNSISVVEELNPVETTELSRKPHTAAAGYSVPTLPNGTGRYPSFGEASSRPSSRHPSVGSARLPSVGEESSHPLLVSDQSVHTYVNTPGIQDDRRTRPSSHTALELRLSNPETTSSLATAPPSPTETDMDTEPQVLLQPEGVKFILGPTPAQRRQNPGDDDGEAGSRRSGDEDGEAGSRRSGDEDGEAGSRRSGDEDGEAGSRRSGDGEMALGVSGSNGEPSLTAPSGVLNGNGKGCVVGATLGLQAGDCDTGYDSDERKDGPPPPLPPNPNPPPHPGPKPSTISTYEHHNGNITHAYVSTPVPAPNPRRNRPAAPLPDSSHNANNSAQRRTALLNYENLPALPPVWETARRFSEGDEEDEEEVYHGYGTKTPTLNGYHNHHHHPHHLHHHGLGLDPMHNYVNTENVNVSLSAKLDSARILPRGRDSSGLCLTPTVFNFDFRSGRLAGGPCGLDPLRQLNYIELEMEKGSDSSGPQTPKTPTTPCGVGLGSLLLPPSTPTRRTELYAMIDIERTAAMSSLQKALPRDDGTSRKTRHNSTDLPM; encoded by the exons ATGGGTAGCTACTGTAGCTGTCCTGACAAAGACTTCCCTGATAAGCATCAGAGCAAATTCAAG gtgaTAAATGTGGATGACGATGGTAATGAGTTGGGCTCAGGCTTGATGGAGCTGACAGAGGAGGAGCTTATCCTCCACACCAGGAAACGGGACACTGTCAAGTGGCCTTACCTCTGTCTGCGTCGCTACGGTTACGACTCCAACCTCTTCTCCTTCGAGAGCGGGCGACGATGCCAGACTGGACAGG GTATCTTTGCGTTCAAGTGTGTGAGGGCAGAGGAGATGTTCAACGTACTGCAGGACATCATGCACAACAACAGCATCAGTGTGGTGGAGGAGCTCAACCCCGTAGAGACGACCGAGCTGTCCCGCAAACcacacactgctgctgctg GCTACTCTGTACCCACGTTACCAAACGGTACAGGACGCTACCCATCGTTTGGTGAGGCCTCGTCACGCCCTTCTAGCCGACACCCGTCTGTAGGCAGCGCCAGGCTGCCCTCCGTGGGAGAGGagtcatcacaccccctcctggTCTCAGACCAGTCG gtccacACCTACGTCAACACTCCTGGTATACAGGATGACCGGCGCACTCGCCCCAGCAGCCACACCGCCTTGGAACTGCGGCTGTCCAATCCGGAGACGACCTCCTCGCTAGCCACCGCCCCTCCGTCTCCCACGGAGACAGACATGGATACGGAGCCTCAGGTGCTGCTGCAGCCAGAAGGGGTTAAATTCATCCTGGGTCCCACCCCGGCTCAGAGGAGGCAGAACCCTGGGGATGACGACGGGGAGGCTGGGTCCAGACGTTCTGGGGATGAGGACGGGGAGGCTGGGTCCAGACGTTCTGGGGATGAGGACGGGGAGGCTGGGTCCAGACGTTCTGGGGATGAGGACGGGGAGGCTGGGTCCAGACGTTCTGGGGATGGAGAGATGGCGCTTGGGGTGTCTGGGTCTAACGGGGAGCCCAGCTTGACAGCTCCCTCTGGGGTTCTGAACGGGAATGGGAAGGGCTGTGTGGTGGGCGCCACCCTGGGTCTCCAGGCAGGAGACTGTGACACGGGCTATGACAGTGATGAACGCAAAGAcggcccccctccccctcttcctcctaaCCCAAACCCTCCACCTCACCCAGGGCCCAAACCCAGCACCATCTCCACCTATGAGCACCACAACGGCAACATCACCCATGCTTACGTCTCCACCCCTGTTCCAGCCCCCAACCCCCGGCGTAACCGCCCTGCCGCCCCCCTCCCTGACTCCTCCCACAATGCCAACAACTCCGCCCAGCGGCGCACGGCGCTCCTTAACTACGAGAACCTCCCGGCGCTGCCGCCGGTGTGGGAGACCGCCAGGCGCTTCTCCGAGGGAGacgaggaggatgaagaggaggtgtaTCACGGATATGGAACAAAGACGCCCACCCTTAACggctaccacaaccaccaccaccatcctcaTCACCTTCATCACCATGGTCTGGGTCTGGACCCCATGCACAACTACGTCAACACAGAGAATGTAAACGTTTCGCTCAGCGCCAAGCTGGACTCTGCGCGGATCCTTCCGCGGGGGCGGGACTCTAGCGGCCTCTGTTTGACTCCCACCGTCTTTAACTTTGACTTCCGGTCGGGGCGACTGGCGGGTGGACCGTGTGGGTTGGATCCCCTGAGGCAGCTGAACTACATTGAGTTGGAGATGGAGAAGGGTTCAGACTCCAGTGGGCCGCAGACACCCAAGACCCCCACCACTCCCTGTGGCGTCGGCCTGGGcagtctcctcctccccccctccacccccacgcGGCGGACCGAACTGTACGCCATGATCGACATCGAGCGCACGGCGGCCATGTCGAGTCTTCAGAAAGCACTTCCCCGTGACGACGGTACCTCCAGGAAAACCAGACACAACAGTACTGACCTTCCTATGTGA
- the frs2a gene encoding fibroblast growth factor receptor substrate 2a isoform X4, giving the protein MGSYCSCPDKDFPDKHQSKFKVINVDDDGNELGSGLMELTEEELILHTRKRDTVKWPYLCLRRYGYDSNLFSFESGRRCQTGQGYSVPTLPNGTGRYPSFGEASSRPSSRHPSVGSARLPSVGEESSHPLLVSDQSVHTYVNTPGIQDDRRTRPSSHTALELRLSNPETTSSLATAPPSPTETDMDTEPQVLLQPEGVKFILGPTPAQRRQNPGDDDGEAGSRRSGDEDGEAGSRRSGDEDGEAGSRRSGDEDGEAGSRRSGDGEMALGVSGSNGEPSLTAPSGVLNGNGKGCVVGATLGLQAGDCDTGYDSDERKDGPPPPLPPNPNPPPHPGPKPSTISTYEHHNGNITHAYVSTPVPAPNPRRNRPAAPLPDSSHNANNSAQRRTALLNYENLPALPPVWETARRFSEGDEEDEEEVYHGYGTKTPTLNGYHNHHHHPHHLHHHGLGLDPMHNYVNTENVNVSLSAKLDSARILPRGRDSSGLCLTPTVFNFDFRSGRLAGGPCGLDPLRQLNYIELEMEKGSDSSGPQTPKTPTTPCGVGLGSLLLPPSTPTRRTELYAMIDIERTAAMSSLQKALPRDDGTSRKTRHNSTDLPM; this is encoded by the exons ATGGGTAGCTACTGTAGCTGTCCTGACAAAGACTTCCCTGATAAGCATCAGAGCAAATTCAAG gtgaTAAATGTGGATGACGATGGTAATGAGTTGGGCTCAGGCTTGATGGAGCTGACAGAGGAGGAGCTTATCCTCCACACCAGGAAACGGGACACTGTCAAGTGGCCTTACCTCTGTCTGCGTCGCTACGGTTACGACTCCAACCTCTTCTCCTTCGAGAGCGGGCGACGATGCCAGACTGGACAGG GCTACTCTGTACCCACGTTACCAAACGGTACAGGACGCTACCCATCGTTTGGTGAGGCCTCGTCACGCCCTTCTAGCCGACACCCGTCTGTAGGCAGCGCCAGGCTGCCCTCCGTGGGAGAGGagtcatcacaccccctcctggTCTCAGACCAGTCG gtccacACCTACGTCAACACTCCTGGTATACAGGATGACCGGCGCACTCGCCCCAGCAGCCACACCGCCTTGGAACTGCGGCTGTCCAATCCGGAGACGACCTCCTCGCTAGCCACCGCCCCTCCGTCTCCCACGGAGACAGACATGGATACGGAGCCTCAGGTGCTGCTGCAGCCAGAAGGGGTTAAATTCATCCTGGGTCCCACCCCGGCTCAGAGGAGGCAGAACCCTGGGGATGACGACGGGGAGGCTGGGTCCAGACGTTCTGGGGATGAGGACGGGGAGGCTGGGTCCAGACGTTCTGGGGATGAGGACGGGGAGGCTGGGTCCAGACGTTCTGGGGATGAGGACGGGGAGGCTGGGTCCAGACGTTCTGGGGATGGAGAGATGGCGCTTGGGGTGTCTGGGTCTAACGGGGAGCCCAGCTTGACAGCTCCCTCTGGGGTTCTGAACGGGAATGGGAAGGGCTGTGTGGTGGGCGCCACCCTGGGTCTCCAGGCAGGAGACTGTGACACGGGCTATGACAGTGATGAACGCAAAGAcggcccccctccccctcttcctcctaaCCCAAACCCTCCACCTCACCCAGGGCCCAAACCCAGCACCATCTCCACCTATGAGCACCACAACGGCAACATCACCCATGCTTACGTCTCCACCCCTGTTCCAGCCCCCAACCCCCGGCGTAACCGCCCTGCCGCCCCCCTCCCTGACTCCTCCCACAATGCCAACAACTCCGCCCAGCGGCGCACGGCGCTCCTTAACTACGAGAACCTCCCGGCGCTGCCGCCGGTGTGGGAGACCGCCAGGCGCTTCTCCGAGGGAGacgaggaggatgaagaggaggtgtaTCACGGATATGGAACAAAGACGCCCACCCTTAACggctaccacaaccaccaccaccatcctcaTCACCTTCATCACCATGGTCTGGGTCTGGACCCCATGCACAACTACGTCAACACAGAGAATGTAAACGTTTCGCTCAGCGCCAAGCTGGACTCTGCGCGGATCCTTCCGCGGGGGCGGGACTCTAGCGGCCTCTGTTTGACTCCCACCGTCTTTAACTTTGACTTCCGGTCGGGGCGACTGGCGGGTGGACCGTGTGGGTTGGATCCCCTGAGGCAGCTGAACTACATTGAGTTGGAGATGGAGAAGGGTTCAGACTCCAGTGGGCCGCAGACACCCAAGACCCCCACCACTCCCTGTGGCGTCGGCCTGGGcagtctcctcctccccccctccacccccacgcGGCGGACCGAACTGTACGCCATGATCGACATCGAGCGCACGGCGGCCATGTCGAGTCTTCAGAAAGCACTTCCCCGTGACGACGGTACCTCCAGGAAAACCAGACACAACAGTACTGACCTTCCTATGTGA
- the frs2a gene encoding fibroblast growth factor receptor substrate 2a isoform X5, translating into MGSYCSCPDKDFPDKHQSKFKVINVDDDGNELGSGLMELTEEELILHTRKRDTVKWPYLCLRRYGYDSNLFSFESGRRCQTGQGIFAFKCVRAEEMFNVLQDIMHNNSISVVEELNPVETTELPDTHLNRMSLLLPSQGYSVPTLPNGTGRYPSFGEASSRPSSRHPSVGSARLPSVGEESSHPLLVSDQSVHTYVNTPGIQDDRRTRPSSHTALELRLSNPETTSSLATAPPSPTETDMDTEPQVLLQPEGVKFILGPTPAQRRQNPGDDDGEAGSRRSGDEDGEAGSRRSGDEDGEAGSRRSGDEDGEAGSRRSGDGEMALGVSGSNGEPSLTAPSGVLNGNGKGCVVGATLGLQAGDCDTGYDSDERKDGPPPPLPPNPNPPPHPGPKPSTISTYEHHNGNITHAYVSTPVPAPNPRRNRPAAPLPDSSHNANNSAQRRTALLNYENLPALPPVWETARRFSEGDEEDEEEVYHGYGTKTPTLNGYHNHHHHPHHLHHHGLGLDPMHNYVNTENVNVSLSAKLDSARILPRGRDSSGLCLTPTVFNFDFRSGRLAGGPCGLDPLRQLNYIELEMEKGSDSSGPQTPKTPTTPCGVGLGSLLLPPSTPTRRTELYAMIDIERTAAMSSLQKALPRDDGTSRKTRHNSTDLPM; encoded by the exons ATGGGTAGCTACTGTAGCTGTCCTGACAAAGACTTCCCTGATAAGCATCAGAGCAAATTCAAG gtgaTAAATGTGGATGACGATGGTAATGAGTTGGGCTCAGGCTTGATGGAGCTGACAGAGGAGGAGCTTATCCTCCACACCAGGAAACGGGACACTGTCAAGTGGCCTTACCTCTGTCTGCGTCGCTACGGTTACGACTCCAACCTCTTCTCCTTCGAGAGCGGGCGACGATGCCAGACTGGACAGG GTATCTTTGCGTTCAAGTGTGTGAGGGCAGAGGAGATGTTCAACGTACTGCAGGACATCATGCACAACAACAGCATCAGTGTGGTGGAGGAGCTCAACCCCGTAGAGACGACCGAGCT acctgacacacacctgaatcgtatgtctctcctcctcccatctcaAGGCTACTCTGTACCCACGTTACCAAACGGTACAGGACGCTACCCATCGTTTGGTGAGGCCTCGTCACGCCCTTCTAGCCGACACCCGTCTGTAGGCAGCGCCAGGCTGCCCTCCGTGGGAGAGGagtcatcacaccccctcctggTCTCAGACCAGTCG gtccacACCTACGTCAACACTCCTGGTATACAGGATGACCGGCGCACTCGCCCCAGCAGCCACACCGCCTTGGAACTGCGGCTGTCCAATCCGGAGACGACCTCCTCGCTAGCCACCGCCCCTCCGTCTCCCACGGAGACAGACATGGATACGGAGCCTCAGGTGCTGCTGCAGCCAGAAGGGGTTAAATTCATCCTGGGTCCCACCCCGGCTCAGAGGAGGCAGAACCCTGGGGATGACGACGGGGAGGCTGGGTCCAGACGTTCTGGGGATGAGGACGGGGAGGCTGGGTCCAGACGTTCTGGGGATGAGGACGGGGAGGCTGGGTCCAGACGTTCTGGGGATGAGGACGGGGAGGCTGGGTCCAGACGTTCTGGGGATGGAGAGATGGCGCTTGGGGTGTCTGGGTCTAACGGGGAGCCCAGCTTGACAGCTCCCTCTGGGGTTCTGAACGGGAATGGGAAGGGCTGTGTGGTGGGCGCCACCCTGGGTCTCCAGGCAGGAGACTGTGACACGGGCTATGACAGTGATGAACGCAAAGAcggcccccctccccctcttcctcctaaCCCAAACCCTCCACCTCACCCAGGGCCCAAACCCAGCACCATCTCCACCTATGAGCACCACAACGGCAACATCACCCATGCTTACGTCTCCACCCCTGTTCCAGCCCCCAACCCCCGGCGTAACCGCCCTGCCGCCCCCCTCCCTGACTCCTCCCACAATGCCAACAACTCCGCCCAGCGGCGCACGGCGCTCCTTAACTACGAGAACCTCCCGGCGCTGCCGCCGGTGTGGGAGACCGCCAGGCGCTTCTCCGAGGGAGacgaggaggatgaagaggaggtgtaTCACGGATATGGAACAAAGACGCCCACCCTTAACggctaccacaaccaccaccaccatcctcaTCACCTTCATCACCATGGTCTGGGTCTGGACCCCATGCACAACTACGTCAACACAGAGAATGTAAACGTTTCGCTCAGCGCCAAGCTGGACTCTGCGCGGATCCTTCCGCGGGGGCGGGACTCTAGCGGCCTCTGTTTGACTCCCACCGTCTTTAACTTTGACTTCCGGTCGGGGCGACTGGCGGGTGGACCGTGTGGGTTGGATCCCCTGAGGCAGCTGAACTACATTGAGTTGGAGATGGAGAAGGGTTCAGACTCCAGTGGGCCGCAGACACCCAAGACCCCCACCACTCCCTGTGGCGTCGGCCTGGGcagtctcctcctccccccctccacccccacgcGGCGGACCGAACTGTACGCCATGATCGACATCGAGCGCACGGCGGCCATGTCGAGTCTTCAGAAAGCACTTCCCCGTGACGACGGTACCTCCAGGAAAACCAGACACAACAGTACTGACCTTCCTATGTGA
- the frs2a gene encoding fibroblast growth factor receptor substrate 2a isoform X2: MGSYCSCPDKDFPDKHQSKFKVINVDDDGNELGSGLMELTEEELILHTRKRDTVKWPYLCLRRYGYDSNLFSFESGRRCQTGQGIFAFKCVRAEEMFNVLQDIMHNNSISVVEELNPVETTELSRKPHTAAAGYSVPTLPNGTGRYPSFGEASSRPSSRHPSVGSARLPSVGEESSHPLLVSDQSVHTYVNTPGIQDDRRTRPSSHTALELRLSNPETTSSLATAPPSPTETDMDTEPQVLLQPEGVKFILGPTPAQRRQNPGDDDGEAGSRRSGDEDGEAGSRRSGDEDGEAGSRRSGDGEMALGVSGSNGEPSLTAPSGVLNGNGKGCVVGATLGLQAGDCDTGYDSDERKDGPPPPLPPNPNPPPHPGPKPSTISTYEHHNGNITHAYVSTPVPAPNPRRNRPAAPLPDSSHNANNSAQRRTALLNYENLPALPPVWETARRFSEGDEEDEEEVYHGYGTKTPTLNGYHNHHHHPHHLHHHGLGLDPMHNYVNTENVNVSLSAKLDSARILPRGRDSSGLCLTPTVFNFDFRSGRLAGGPCGLDPLRQLNYIELEMEKGSDSSGPQTPKTPTTPCGVGLGSLLLPPSTPTRRTELYAMIDIERTAAMSSLQKALPRDDGTSRKTRHNSTDLPM, translated from the exons ATGGGTAGCTACTGTAGCTGTCCTGACAAAGACTTCCCTGATAAGCATCAGAGCAAATTCAAG gtgaTAAATGTGGATGACGATGGTAATGAGTTGGGCTCAGGCTTGATGGAGCTGACAGAGGAGGAGCTTATCCTCCACACCAGGAAACGGGACACTGTCAAGTGGCCTTACCTCTGTCTGCGTCGCTACGGTTACGACTCCAACCTCTTCTCCTTCGAGAGCGGGCGACGATGCCAGACTGGACAGG GTATCTTTGCGTTCAAGTGTGTGAGGGCAGAGGAGATGTTCAACGTACTGCAGGACATCATGCACAACAACAGCATCAGTGTGGTGGAGGAGCTCAACCCCGTAGAGACGACCGAGCTGTCCCGCAAACcacacactgctgctgctg GCTACTCTGTACCCACGTTACCAAACGGTACAGGACGCTACCCATCGTTTGGTGAGGCCTCGTCACGCCCTTCTAGCCGACACCCGTCTGTAGGCAGCGCCAGGCTGCCCTCCGTGGGAGAGGagtcatcacaccccctcctggTCTCAGACCAGTCG gtccacACCTACGTCAACACTCCTGGTATACAGGATGACCGGCGCACTCGCCCCAGCAGCCACACCGCCTTGGAACTGCGGCTGTCCAATCCGGAGACGACCTCCTCGCTAGCCACCGCCCCTCCGTCTCCCACGGAGACAGACATGGATACGGAGCCTCAGGTGCTGCTGCAGCCAGAAGGGGTTAAATTCATCCTGGGTCCCACCCCGGCTCAGAGGAGGCAGAACCCTGGGGATGACGACGGGGAG GCTGGGTCCAGACGTTCTGGGGATGAGGACGGGGAGGCTGGGTCCAGACGTTCTGGGGATGAGGACGGGGAGGCTGGGTCCAGACGTTCTGGGGATGGAGAGATGGCGCTTGGGGTGTCTGGGTCTAACGGGGAGCCCAGCTTGACAGCTCCCTCTGGGGTTCTGAACGGGAATGGGAAGGGCTGTGTGGTGGGCGCCACCCTGGGTCTCCAGGCAGGAGACTGTGACACGGGCTATGACAGTGATGAACGCAAAGAcggcccccctccccctcttcctcctaaCCCAAACCCTCCACCTCACCCAGGGCCCAAACCCAGCACCATCTCCACCTATGAGCACCACAACGGCAACATCACCCATGCTTACGTCTCCACCCCTGTTCCAGCCCCCAACCCCCGGCGTAACCGCCCTGCCGCCCCCCTCCCTGACTCCTCCCACAATGCCAACAACTCCGCCCAGCGGCGCACGGCGCTCCTTAACTACGAGAACCTCCCGGCGCTGCCGCCGGTGTGGGAGACCGCCAGGCGCTTCTCCGAGGGAGacgaggaggatgaagaggaggtgtaTCACGGATATGGAACAAAGACGCCCACCCTTAACggctaccacaaccaccaccaccatcctcaTCACCTTCATCACCATGGTCTGGGTCTGGACCCCATGCACAACTACGTCAACACAGAGAATGTAAACGTTTCGCTCAGCGCCAAGCTGGACTCTGCGCGGATCCTTCCGCGGGGGCGGGACTCTAGCGGCCTCTGTTTGACTCCCACCGTCTTTAACTTTGACTTCCGGTCGGGGCGACTGGCGGGTGGACCGTGTGGGTTGGATCCCCTGAGGCAGCTGAACTACATTGAGTTGGAGATGGAGAAGGGTTCAGACTCCAGTGGGCCGCAGACACCCAAGACCCCCACCACTCCCTGTGGCGTCGGCCTGGGcagtctcctcctccccccctccacccccacgcGGCGGACCGAACTGTACGCCATGATCGACATCGAGCGCACGGCGGCCATGTCGAGTCTTCAGAAAGCACTTCCCCGTGACGACGGTACCTCCAGGAAAACCAGACACAACAGTACTGACCTTCCTATGTGA
- the frs2a gene encoding fibroblast growth factor receptor substrate 2a isoform X3 has protein sequence MELTEEELILHTRKRDTVKWPYLCLRRYGYDSNLFSFESGRRCQTGQGIFAFKCVRAEEMFNVLQDIMHNNSISVVEELNPVETTELSRKPHTAAAGYSVPTLPNGTGRYPSFGEASSRPSSRHPSVGSARLPSVGEESSHPLLVSDQSVHTYVNTPGIQDDRRTRPSSHTALELRLSNPETTSSLATAPPSPTETDMDTEPQVLLQPEGVKFILGPTPAQRRQNPGDDDGEAGSRRSGDEDGEAGSRRSGDEDGEAGSRRSGDEDGEAGSRRSGDGEMALGVSGSNGEPSLTAPSGVLNGNGKGCVVGATLGLQAGDCDTGYDSDERKDGPPPPLPPNPNPPPHPGPKPSTISTYEHHNGNITHAYVSTPVPAPNPRRNRPAAPLPDSSHNANNSAQRRTALLNYENLPALPPVWETARRFSEGDEEDEEEVYHGYGTKTPTLNGYHNHHHHPHHLHHHGLGLDPMHNYVNTENVNVSLSAKLDSARILPRGRDSSGLCLTPTVFNFDFRSGRLAGGPCGLDPLRQLNYIELEMEKGSDSSGPQTPKTPTTPCGVGLGSLLLPPSTPTRRTELYAMIDIERTAAMSSLQKALPRDDGTSRKTRHNSTDLPM, from the exons ATGGAGCTGACAGAGGAGGAGCTTATCCTCCACACCAGGAAACGGGACACTGTCAAGTGGCCTTACCTCTGTCTGCGTCGCTACGGTTACGACTCCAACCTCTTCTCCTTCGAGAGCGGGCGACGATGCCAGACTGGACAGG GTATCTTTGCGTTCAAGTGTGTGAGGGCAGAGGAGATGTTCAACGTACTGCAGGACATCATGCACAACAACAGCATCAGTGTGGTGGAGGAGCTCAACCCCGTAGAGACGACCGAGCTGTCCCGCAAACcacacactgctgctgctg GCTACTCTGTACCCACGTTACCAAACGGTACAGGACGCTACCCATCGTTTGGTGAGGCCTCGTCACGCCCTTCTAGCCGACACCCGTCTGTAGGCAGCGCCAGGCTGCCCTCCGTGGGAGAGGagtcatcacaccccctcctggTCTCAGACCAGTCG gtccacACCTACGTCAACACTCCTGGTATACAGGATGACCGGCGCACTCGCCCCAGCAGCCACACCGCCTTGGAACTGCGGCTGTCCAATCCGGAGACGACCTCCTCGCTAGCCACCGCCCCTCCGTCTCCCACGGAGACAGACATGGATACGGAGCCTCAGGTGCTGCTGCAGCCAGAAGGGGTTAAATTCATCCTGGGTCCCACCCCGGCTCAGAGGAGGCAGAACCCTGGGGATGACGACGGGGAGGCTGGGTCCAGACGTTCTGGGGATGAGGACGGGGAGGCTGGGTCCAGACGTTCTGGGGATGAGGACGGGGAGGCTGGGTCCAGACGTTCTGGGGATGAGGACGGGGAGGCTGGGTCCAGACGTTCTGGGGATGGAGAGATGGCGCTTGGGGTGTCTGGGTCTAACGGGGAGCCCAGCTTGACAGCTCCCTCTGGGGTTCTGAACGGGAATGGGAAGGGCTGTGTGGTGGGCGCCACCCTGGGTCTCCAGGCAGGAGACTGTGACACGGGCTATGACAGTGATGAACGCAAAGAcggcccccctccccctcttcctcctaaCCCAAACCCTCCACCTCACCCAGGGCCCAAACCCAGCACCATCTCCACCTATGAGCACCACAACGGCAACATCACCCATGCTTACGTCTCCACCCCTGTTCCAGCCCCCAACCCCCGGCGTAACCGCCCTGCCGCCCCCCTCCCTGACTCCTCCCACAATGCCAACAACTCCGCCCAGCGGCGCACGGCGCTCCTTAACTACGAGAACCTCCCGGCGCTGCCGCCGGTGTGGGAGACCGCCAGGCGCTTCTCCGAGGGAGacgaggaggatgaagaggaggtgtaTCACGGATATGGAACAAAGACGCCCACCCTTAACggctaccacaaccaccaccaccatcctcaTCACCTTCATCACCATGGTCTGGGTCTGGACCCCATGCACAACTACGTCAACACAGAGAATGTAAACGTTTCGCTCAGCGCCAAGCTGGACTCTGCGCGGATCCTTCCGCGGGGGCGGGACTCTAGCGGCCTCTGTTTGACTCCCACCGTCTTTAACTTTGACTTCCGGTCGGGGCGACTGGCGGGTGGACCGTGTGGGTTGGATCCCCTGAGGCAGCTGAACTACATTGAGTTGGAGATGGAGAAGGGTTCAGACTCCAGTGGGCCGCAGACACCCAAGACCCCCACCACTCCCTGTGGCGTCGGCCTGGGcagtctcctcctccccccctccacccccacgcGGCGGACCGAACTGTACGCCATGATCGACATCGAGCGCACGGCGGCCATGTCGAGTCTTCAGAAAGCACTTCCCCGTGACGACGGTACCTCCAGGAAAACCAGACACAACAGTACTGACCTTCCTATGTGA